A stretch of DNA from Anaerobacillus isosaccharinicus:
GTTATTCGCTATCTTTTAGATACTTCGCAAAATGAAAAACAAGCGTTACAGTCTATATTTTCTTTGAAAAAGTCTGAGCGTAATTACACAAAATATGAGATTGAGCGTGCTTGCAAAATGGTAGTTTCTATGACTAAAAGACCTACGGTCAAAAGTATTCAAACGATCTTAAAGAACAACAAAAAAAGTGATGCCGAACAAGAATTGAAACGTCAAACAGATATTAGCAAAAATAATTATGGCTTCACACGTGGAGCTTCTTACTATGGAGGAACGGATAAATGATGAATGAGCAGACATTAACCAAACTACACGAATTGAAATTAAGTGGAATGGCGGAAGCCTATAAGGAACAATCAACTAATAAAGAGTTTCAAAAGTTGAGTTTCGAAGAACGCTTTAGTTTACTTGTCGATTTAGAACATTCCCGTCGTAAGAGTAATAAGCTTCAACGCTTGATCAATACAGCCACTTTTTTAAACTCAAATGCTTGTATCGAAGATATGGAATATCACGAAGACCGAAGATTAGATAAAAATTTGATATTAAAACTGGCCAGCGGTACCTATATCCATGACAGTCACAATATCATATTGAAAGGACCTACTGGTTCGGGAAAAACATTTTTAGCAACTGCCTTTGGAGTATCTGCTTGTCGACAATTCTATAATGTTAAATACATTCGCTTACCGGAATTATTAGATGAACTGTCTCTCGCAAAATTAGCTGCAGATGGAAGCTATCGAAAATTGATTAAAAAGTATACGAAAGTAGATCTACTCATCCTTGATGAATGGTTACTAACAGATTTATCAACGAATGAAGCAGCAATTCTATTAGAAATCACAGAATCTCGTCATAAGATAGCTTCGACTATTTTCTGTTCACAAATTGACCCTAGTGGTTGGCATATAAAATTGGGGAATGAAACAATTGCGGAGGCTATTCTAGATCGTATTATCCATGATTCATATCAAATTCTAATAGACGGAGAAGTATCTATGCGTGAGCGTCATGGATTAGGTAGCTAAGTTTAATATGGCCACTTTAACGAGAAAGGAACTACGTAAATTAGAAGAGTACTATTATTGGAGTGGTTACAATGACTGGTATCCATTTCCTAAAGAACTAAAAGGAAAGCTTTTGAGTGTTTATGGAAAGGAGCCTTTACCTTATACCTGGACCGAACATGATATTTGGGAGGGTTCCAGAAAGATGATCATGGAGTACTTCAAAAACAAATAAACTAATTGAACACAAAAGAAAAGTCCTACAAGATTATAAAACTATTAATCTGTAGGACTTTTTTATTCAATGGTAAATACACTGGCGTTACATGGTAAAATCCTTGGCATTCGGTGGTAAAAAACATGGCGAGGGTGGTAAATTCGAGTGGCTGTAATCATCTTTGTCATAAGTAATGTAAATCCTGTTCTCTCATTTGATATCACCAACCTCTTCCAATTTTCCTGTTACTATCATCTTTTAAATTTGCCTATTAGAATATCACCTTGAATTCTCA
This window harbors:
- the istB gene encoding IS21-like element helper ATPase IstB produces the protein MMNEQTLTKLHELKLSGMAEAYKEQSTNKEFQKLSFEERFSLLVDLEHSRRKSNKLQRLINTATFLNSNACIEDMEYHEDRRLDKNLILKLASGTYIHDSHNIILKGPTGSGKTFLATAFGVSACRQFYNVKYIRLPELLDELSLAKLAADGSYRKLIKKYTKVDLLILDEWLLTDLSTNEAAILLEITESRHKIASTIFCSQIDPSGWHIKLGNETIAEAILDRIIHDSYQILIDGEVSMRERHGLGS